The genomic window GTTTTTCAATGATCAAAACAAACAATAATTAATTTATCTTGCTCTAGACGATAAATAATTCTGTAAGGATGAACCCTTAGACTTCGATGATGTTTTAAGTTATGGCGTAACGGCTTTCCTAAATGAGGATTTGTTGCGAGTTTCTTGAGTTGTTTAATAATTTTTAATTCCACAGATTTATTTTTGAGTTTATTAAAGTCCTTCTTGAAATCATCCGAGAAAATTATTTCCATTATGTATACACGGTTAATTTGTTAGCTTGTTCACTATTTTTTCATCACTCATCTCAGTTGTGACTTTAGTAACCTTCCCCGCAGTAATTTGCTGTTCTGCCAAATGAATCTTTTTTAACAATGCCATTTCTTCTCGTAGCGTCTCAGAAGTTATTTGTTTGAGCACAATATCCTTTCCATCATTAAACACCAGAAATTTTGTTGCTGGCGTTAATCCTGCTTCTTTTCTTACTTCTGAAGGTATCACTATTTGTCCATTAGCAGACAATTTGGTTAGTGCAATCTCCACAGCTATCACCTACAAGGTATTTTAAATATAAAATGTGTTGTAATATTTAAATTTTTGGGATGCTAGTGTCTATGCATATCAAAATAGAAATACAACGCTTCTTTACAAGATTCACGGGCAGTTGTCCTGTGTGAGAGACTTATACATATTGGTGAAATTATAAGGTTATATTTATATAATTTGCTTATTTTTATTTCTTATAGGTAGTAACAAAATTAGAAGTTGAACTTAAATGATTCCTGAAATAGAAAAAATGATTTATGGTGCTCTTGGATACAAGCCCCCTGAAAAAATTGCACTATTACATGACAATACATACGAGCCAATAATGAATCTTTTAGAGCAAAATTTAAGACTGGCTCAAATCCCTTGCGTAAAAGTAAATTTTACACACTCATACAATACACCCTTAGAAGAGAACATACGTGAACTCTTTCTGAATCCAGAATTTAATATTCTTGTATTAGGATTTAATCAAAACATTTGGCACACGCCAGAAAGAAAATCAGCTAAATACGACTTAGGCAAACGAATTATCAATCTCATTCATCCAGAAGGAATTTGTAATTCATTTAATGCAAACATTACACAACTTAAAAATAGAGGAACTGCTTTATTCAGTCATCTTAAAGAAGGCGCAAAGGTTGAAATATACACTGCTAAAGGAACAGCACTAGAAACAACTATTTACAAAGCATTCTTAGAATCAGGAGACTACTCGCAGCCATATTCAGGAGGAGATTTTCCTTCAGGAGAGGTTGGCTTTTCTCCCGTTATTGGCTCT from Candidatus Woesearchaeota archaeon includes these protein-coding regions:
- a CDS encoding AbrB/MazE/SpoVT family DNA-binding domain-containing protein, coding for MEIALTKLSANGQIVIPSEVRKEAGLTPATKFLVFNDGKDIVLKQITSETLREEMALLKKIHLAEQQITAGKVTKVTTEMSDEKIVNKLTN
- a CDS encoding type II toxin-antitoxin system RelE/ParE family toxin, producing the protein MEIIFSDDFKKDFNKLKNKSVELKIIKQLKKLATNPHLGKPLRHNLKHHRSLRVHPYRIIYRLEQDKLIIVCFDH